CCGGTCTTCCAGACGCGCTACGCGAAGGTCGGCGTGTACATCTGCTACGACCGCCACTTTCCCGAAGGCGCGCGTGCGCTGGGCCTGAACGGCGCCGAGATCGTCTTCAACCCGAGCGCCACGGCGGCGGGCCTGTCGCAGTACCTGTGGAAGCTCGAACAGCCGGCGCACGCCGTCGCCAACGGCTACTTCGTCGGCGCCATCAACCGCGTCGGCACCGAGCCGCCGTGGAACGTCGGCAAGTTCTACGGCTCGTCGTACTTCGTGGACCCGCGCGGCAACTTCCTCGCGCAGGCGAACGAGAACGACGACGCGCTCGTCGTCGCCGAGATGGACCTCGATCTGATCGAGGAGGTGCGCGCCACCTGGCAGTTCTTCCGCGACCGGCGCCCCGAGACGTACGGCGAACTGGTCGAGCTCTGAGGGCGCGGCCGGGCGCGGATTTCCCGTGCGCGGGTGACGCCCCGCCGGTGTATGCTGCGCATCGTCCCCGCCCCGTATCGGGGCCGTGGACAAGGCGATGCGCCCGCATCACGGCGCACGCGCACGGCAGCGACGCCAGACTGCCGGGAGACACGGGTCCCGCGAGCCCCGACTTGGCCGGCTTCGAGCCATACGGAGTTCGCGAGGACCGGAGCCGGGCCGTCCGCCGCCCGGTGACCGCGGCCTCCTCATCGGAGGTGGCAGCATGGGTCTCCTGATTCGCAACGGCGAGGTCGTGAACGCCGGCGAACGCTTCATGGCGGACGTGCGGGTGGACGGCGGCGTCATCACCGACCTGGCCGGCCGGCTCGAGCCCCGGACCGGCGACGAAACCGTGGACGCCGCGGGGCAGCTGGTCCTGCCGGGCTTCATTGATCCGCACGTGCACATGGAGCTGCCCTTCATGGGCACGGTGAGCGCCGACGATTTCGAAGTCGGCGGAGCCTCGGGCGCGGCGGGCGGCACGACCTGCTTCATAGACTTCTGCATTCCCGCGCCGGGCGAGTCCATGCTCACGGCGCTCGCGGCCTGGCGGCGGAAGTCGGCGAAGGCGGCCGTGGACCACACCTACCACATGGCGATCACCTCGTGGGGCGACAACAGCGCCGACGAGATGCGCGCGGTCGTGCAGGAGCACGGCATCACCAGCTTCAAGGTGTTCATGGCCTACAAGGGCGCGATCATGGTGGACGACGCCGCGCTCTACTGCGTCATGCGCGAGGCCGCGAAGCTCGGCGCCGTCGTCACGGTGCACGCCGAGAACGGCGACGCGGTCTGGCACCTGCAGCGCGAGCTGCTCGCGAAGGGATGCACGGGCCCCGAGTTCCATCCGGTGTCGCGCCCGAGCCTCGTCGAGGGCGAAGCCACCGGGCGGGCGCTGGCGATGGCCCGCCTGCACGGCGCGACCGCGTACATCGTGCACATGACCTGTCGCGAGTCGGTGCGCGCGCTCGAGCGCGCGAAGCTGGCCGGGCAGCGCTGCTACGGCGAGACCTGCCCGCAGTACCTGCTGCTCGACGACTCGGTGTTCGATCAGCCCGACTTCGGCGGCTCGGCGTTCGTCATGAGCCCGCCGATCCGGCCCGCGCACCTCGGCCATCACCACGCGCTGTGGAGCGGGCTGTCGAACCGCATGCTCGACTCGGTCGGCACGGACCACTGCCCGTTCACGCACGAGCAGAAGAAAGCGGGCGTCGGCGACTTCACGAAGATCCCCAACGGCGCCGCCGGCATCGAGGACCGCCTGCTGCTCCTTTACACGCACGGCGTCCGCGGCGGGCACTTCGACCTACAGCGGCTGGTCGAGCTGGGCAGCGCCGCCCCGGCCCGCATCTTCGGGCTGGCGAAGAAGGGGGCGATCGCGGTCGGCATGGACGCGGACATCGTCCTGCTCGACCCCGAGGGCGAACGCGAGCTGAGCGCGCGGACGCACCATTCGAACGCCGACCGCAGCGTGTTCGAAGGGTTCCCGGTGCGGGGCCGCATCGCGCGCACGATTTCCGGCGGCCGCACCGTCTGGGACGGCAGCCGGCTCACGACCACGCGCGGCGCGGGCCGTTTCATCGCGCGCAAACCCTCGCACTTCGCTCCGGATCGGGAGGCCCGCGCGTGACGGCCGCGGTTTTCGGGCGGCTCCCGCGATCCGCCCCTCACCGAAAGGACCGCGCGTGAATCCCACGCCGCCGCCGCTTCCGGAAGACCGCCTCGAACGCGCCCTGCCCGACGCCAAGCCCCTGTTCACGCCGGCCGAGGCGGTCGTCGAGGCGAACCGCTGCCTGTACTGCCACGACGCGCCGTGCATCGCGGCCTGCCCGACCGGCATTGACGTGCCGACCTTCATCCGCCGGATCGCCAACGACGACGTGAACGGCGCCGCGCGCACGATCCTGTCGGCGAACGTGCTCGGCTACTCGTGCGCGCGCGTCTGCCCCGTCGAGGTGCTGTGCGAAGGGGCATGCGTCTACAACGCCTGGCACCGCGACCCGCCCATCCTGATCGGCCGGCTCCAGCGCTACGCGACCGAGTCCGCGCTGCGCGCCGGCCGCTCCGGCGCGCTGCTCTCGCGGGCGCCCGCCAACGGCCGGCGCGTCGCGTGCGTCGGCGCCGGGCCGGCGTCGCTCGCCTGCGCCGCGTACCTGACGCTCGAGGGCGTCGCCGTCACGATCTACGAGAAGCGGCCGCGCGCCGGCGGGCTCAACACCTCCGGGGTCGCGCCCTACAAGATGCCGGCCGAGGACGCGCTCGCCGAGGTGGAGTTCGTGCGCTCGCTCGGCGTCGAAATCCGCACCGGCGTCGAGGTCGTGCCCGGGCCGACCGCCGAGGCGCTGGTGCGCGAGTTCGACGCGGTGTTCCTCGGGCCCGGCCTCGGCGCCGACACGAAGCTCGGCGTGCCCGGCGAGGACGGCCCCGGCGTCCTCGGCGCGGTGGACTGGATCGAACGGATGAAGCTGCGGGCCGGTGAGCAGCTCGCCGGCGTGCAGCGCGCGATCGTGATCGGCGGCGGCAACACCGCCATTGACGTGGCCCGCGAGCTCGCCGGCCTGGGCGTGCCGTCGGTGACCATGCTGTACCGGCGCTCGACGAAGGACATGAGCGGTTACGCGCACGAGCTGGAGCACGCGCGGCTCGAGGGCGTCGTGCTCGCCGAGAAGGCGGTGCCGGTCCGCTTCGAGCGGGACGACAGGGGCGCGCTGACGGGCGTTGCGCTCCAGTCCGGTGAGACGCACCGCTGCGACTTCGCCGTCGTCGCGATCGGCCAGGCGCGCCTGCGGCGGATCGCCGACTGCTTCCCGGGCGTGCGGCTCGACGAACGCGGGTCGCTCGTCGCCGACGCGAAGACCGGCGCGACCGGCCACCCCAAGGTGTTCGCCGGCGGCGACGCCATGCGCGGCGGCGAGCTGGTCGTAACCGCGGTACAGGACGGCAAACGCGCCGCGCGCGGCATCTGCGCGGCGCTCGGCATCGAGATCCGCACCGGCTCGCCCATGCGCGCCGGGCACGAATAGAACGGAGCCAGGGCCCATGGCCGACCTGTCCATCAACTTCGCCGGCATCTCCGCCCCGAATCCGTTCTGGCTCGCGAGCGCCCCGCCGACCAACACCGGCGAGCAGATCATGCGGGCGTTCGACCACGGCTGGGGCGGCGCGGTCTGGAAGACGCTCGGCGAGCCGATCGTGGACACCTCGAGCCGCTTCGGCGCGATCTCGGTCGGCAACGAGCGCATGGCCGGCTTCAGCAACATCGAGCTCATCACCGACCGGCCGCTCGAGGTGAACCTGCGCGAGATCCGCGAGTGCAAGCGGCGCTACCCGAAGCACGCGGTGATCGTCTCGCTGATGGTCGAGTCGAGGGACGACTGGCGCGAGATCATCCACCGCGTCGAGGACACGGGCGCCGACGGGCTGGAGCTGAACTTCGGCTGCCCGCACGGCATGTGCGAGCGCGGCATGGGCTCGGCGGTCGGGCAGGAACCCGAGGTGCTCAAGATCGTCGCGGGCTGGGCGGTCGAGTTCTCCAAGCTGCCGGTGCTCGTCAAGCTCACGCCCAACATCGGCGACATCACCGTGCCCGGAGTCGCGGCGGCCGAGGCCGGCGCGCACGGCCTGAGCCTCATCAACACGATCAAGAGCATCGTCGGCGTGGACCTCGACCGCATGGTGCCCCACCCCGTCGTCGGCGCGCGCTCGACCAACGGCGGCTACTGCGGGCCGGCGGTCAAGCCCATCGCGCTGCACATGGTCGCGGCCCTCGCCCGCGACCCGCGCGTCTCCGTGCCGATCTCGGGCATCGGCGGCATCGCCACCTGGCGCGACGCCGCGGAGTTCATCGCCCTCGGCTGCACGAGCGTCCAGGTGTGCACGGCGGTGATGCACTACGGGTTCCGCATCGTCGGGGACATGATCGACGGTCTCTCGAACTTCCTCGACGAGAAGGGCATGAAGTCGGTGAACGAGCTGCGCGGCCTCGCCGTGCCCGCCTACTCCGAATGGGGCGATCTCGACCTCAACTACAAAGTCGCCGCCGCCGTGGACCCGAAGAAGTGCATCGGCTGCGACCTGTGCCTGGTCGCCTGCCGCGACTCGTCGGTGAACTGCATTCACATCGGCGAGCACCCGCTGCCCGCCGGCCACCGCGCGCCGTCGCGCGAAGCGGCCAACGCGCGTGCGAAGGAGACCGGGATCAAGGTGACGTGGGTGGACTGGGACGAGTGCACCGGCTGCAACCTGTGCTCGCACGTCTGCCCGGTGCCCGGCTGCATCACCATGGTGGACGACACACGCGGCAAGCCGTTCGAGAGCTGGAACGACCGCATCGCGAAGGGCACCGACAAGGTGCCCGGCGGCCTGCACGGCTGATCCGACCCGGCGGCGGGCGCCCGGGCGCGCCGCCGCGAGCGCTCTTCCTCCGGAGGTCCGCATGCAGTCGAACCAGCGCGAGCTGCCCGACGGCCGCGTCGAGATCATCTACGAAGCGGTCATCGCCGGCAGTCCGCTGTACAACCGCGACCTCGCCCCCGTCCCGATCTACCAGCGCACCTGGACGACCTACAACTACGCGGCGCTGTGGATCTCGATGGCGCACTGCATCCCGACCTACATGCTGGCGTCGGGGCTCATGGCGCAGGGCATGAACTGGTGGCAGGCGCTCATCACCATCCTGCTCGGCAACACGATCGTGCTCGTGCCCATCCTGCTGAACTCCCACCCGGGAACGAAGTACGGCATCCCCTTCCCCGTGTTCGCGCGCGCCGCCTACGGCACCGCCGGCTCCAACCTGCCGGCGCTGATGCGCGCCATCGTCGCCTGCGGCTGGTTCGGCATCCAGGCGTGGATCGGCGGCGAGGCGCTGCAGACGTTCTTCGTCGTGGTCGTGCCCGGCTGGAAGGGCCTGCTCGGTCCCGGCTTCGCCGGCCACACGGGCACGGAGTGGCTGAGCTTTCTGCTCTTCTGGGGACTCAACGTCGGAATCATCTACCGCGGCATGAGCGTGCTGCGCGTGGTCGAGAACTGGGCGGCGCCCTACGTGCTGGTGGTGACCGCGGTGCTGCTCGTGTGGGCGGTGAAGGCGGCC
Above is a window of Candidatus Eisenbacteria bacterium DNA encoding:
- the hydA gene encoding dihydropyrimidinase; protein product: MGLLIRNGEVVNAGERFMADVRVDGGVITDLAGRLEPRTGDETVDAAGQLVLPGFIDPHVHMELPFMGTVSADDFEVGGASGAAGGTTCFIDFCIPAPGESMLTALAAWRRKSAKAAVDHTYHMAITSWGDNSADEMRAVVQEHGITSFKVFMAYKGAIMVDDAALYCVMREAAKLGAVVTVHAENGDAVWHLQRELLAKGCTGPEFHPVSRPSLVEGEATGRALAMARLHGATAYIVHMTCRESVRALERAKLAGQRCYGETCPQYLLLDDSVFDQPDFGGSAFVMSPPIRPAHLGHHHALWSGLSNRMLDSVGTDHCPFTHEQKKAGVGDFTKIPNGAAGIEDRLLLLYTHGVRGGHFDLQRLVELGSAAPARIFGLAKKGAIAVGMDADIVLLDPEGERELSARTHHSNADRSVFEGFPVRGRIARTISGGRTVWDGSRLTTTRGAGRFIARKPSHFAPDREARA
- a CDS encoding FAD-dependent oxidoreductase codes for the protein MPDAKPLFTPAEAVVEANRCLYCHDAPCIAACPTGIDVPTFIRRIANDDVNGAARTILSANVLGYSCARVCPVEVLCEGACVYNAWHRDPPILIGRLQRYATESALRAGRSGALLSRAPANGRRVACVGAGPASLACAAYLTLEGVAVTIYEKRPRAGGLNTSGVAPYKMPAEDALAEVEFVRSLGVEIRTGVEVVPGPTAEALVREFDAVFLGPGLGADTKLGVPGEDGPGVLGAVDWIERMKLRAGEQLAGVQRAIVIGGGNTAIDVARELAGLGVPSVTMLYRRSTKDMSGYAHELEHARLEGVVLAEKAVPVRFERDDRGALTGVALQSGETHRCDFAVVAIGQARLRRIADCFPGVRLDERGSLVADAKTGATGHPKVFAGGDAMRGGELVVTAVQDGKRAARGICAALGIEIRTGSPMRAGHE
- the preA gene encoding NAD-dependent dihydropyrimidine dehydrogenase subunit PreA; the protein is MADLSINFAGISAPNPFWLASAPPTNTGEQIMRAFDHGWGGAVWKTLGEPIVDTSSRFGAISVGNERMAGFSNIELITDRPLEVNLREIRECKRRYPKHAVIVSLMVESRDDWREIIHRVEDTGADGLELNFGCPHGMCERGMGSAVGQEPEVLKIVAGWAVEFSKLPVLVKLTPNIGDITVPGVAAAEAGAHGLSLINTIKSIVGVDLDRMVPHPVVGARSTNGGYCGPAVKPIALHMVAALARDPRVSVPISGIGGIATWRDAAEFIALGCTSVQVCTAVMHYGFRIVGDMIDGLSNFLDEKGMKSVNELRGLAVPAYSEWGDLDLNYKVAAAVDPKKCIGCDLCLVACRDSSVNCIHIGEHPLPAGHRAPSREAANARAKETGIKVTWVDWDECTGCNLCSHVCPVPGCITMVDDTRGKPFESWNDRIAKGTDKVPGGLHG